GTAgatgttaaaatacatgtatcataGTTTACTTAGCTACCCACAGTCCCgactacctacctacctaccaaTCTACCTATAtctttcagtcagtctgtctattTGTCTACCTACCCACCAACATTTCTCTATCATCTAGCTATCTATTGATCTTTCTCTCGGTCTGTCTACCAATTCACCCCCCTACATCTATCTTACCACGCACCTAGGCAGATAGACACAGGTAGCTGTGTAAGCAGGCAAGTGGGCAGGTGGCTGGTTAAgaatgtgggtgagtgtgtAGGTAAACCAACTATGATATGTCAATTTTCAAATCTGCCAACCAGTGACCTACTTGCCTTTCCACATTCCTACTTGCAccatgaatgtataaattagaTAAATGATCTAATATTCACAATCATTGTACAACACTATCCCCAAAATATTGTTAACATTATCAGAGTGCAGTTAAGTGAAAGGAAATGAATTCTGTTCCATTTCCCTGTGAAAATATCTGGACATTCTGTAGAATGTGGACAGGTAAATATCTTACACCCGCTCAAGTACATGTAGGGTGAATATGAAAACATACTTAAGACCCAGACGGCTAAATATTGATGTTTTTACATCTGTGATATTGTAGCGGACTCCAAATCGttgaatggaaaatgtttgtgaaaaaGCTAATGCAGGGTTGATGTGCCACACTGAAGGGTGATGGAGACGGCGGAGGGGTGGGGGAATAGCAGGATGGTCAGGCCAGCAGTCTATCCAGCCTCTTATGTCCTGAATGTCCATATTAGTCCACGTGGCCACTCTAACCCTATGACTCTCTCCCTGTTGCATTGGGTTCACTTCATTCCAAGACTCCCGGGTCTATTTCTGATCTCCTGTAAGGTGATAGCTTGTCCCTCATTCTGCCTGTCGCTTCACTTTTGCTACCAACTTATccatcgctccctctctctctctccttctgcctctCATCCCAATCCAAACTTGAGGCTGTGGCTAAAGTTAGCGCGGCGCTCAGAGGTATATAAGACCCCCGGCAATAGGGTTATATTGCGGCTTCACATCAGTCTCTTCTCTTGTTGACCTTCCAAATCTCCACACATACCGTCTAGAGATGGTGAGTAGCATCGGCCCTCACTCCTGGCTGTTTACCTGTTCGCTGCTCTGTATGTTGGTGGGGAGCCTCCACACGGAACGACAGCGCTGCACCACTAGGAATAATACAGCGATTCCAGATTCTCTGGTTTTTCCCTTTTATGCGTTTTgctaatgtctttttttttgtactttggACTTTCGGCGGGGCCTGATGCGGATCCTGGAGACGCTATTTGGTTCACAGGATGGAATCATGTTGTTACCACTTTATTGACAAGATCTTTATAAGAGATGCTGCAAATGCTACTTATTGAGAATGACGGTAACATTATCTAATCAACGAACATTCAAAAACAACCTCCTCTGTCCTGAGCCAGAGGAAGGTTGTTCCTGAACTGTTCTAAAACCAGTCAGTGATGTTAAACCAGAATAAGAAAGTGCCAGGATTTTCACTTCCACAGACATAACAGGTGTACTGTAAGTGTTCTGTACTGAACCTACATACATTAGGACACCCACTCACCTATCACTGGCCAGGAACAGCTTGACACTGAGGTCAACAGGCATTAGCAGGGCTCCTGAAAGACATAGTTGCGACGTGAACCAACCAAGAAGGTCCAATTGTTGAGCCATTGTTAAGAAGTTGATGTGTTTGTCTTCCAGGCACCAAAGAAGGCCAAGAGGAGGGGGGGAGCAACAGACGGCGGTTCCTCCAATGTGTTCTCAATGTTTGAGCAGAGCCAGATCCAGGAGTACAAGGAGGTGAGGATTCTCTAACACCCCACACACGACCTCCTCGCAGTTACACCATTGaactaaaatgtcattattGTCGCCTGTTTCCTGAGTTCCCGAAGTAAATTAAAAGTATTTGGGTTCACCAGTTTAGAGACATTTCTAATTAAGAGCGACATGACCAAGTAAAGGGAGTTCATAACTAATAAGAccttcatttatatttttttgccttCCTTTTGATTTGAtggatcactggttagttatgaactcccTTTTCCTGGTAATTTGGCTCTCTATATTTGTGAAAACAGCTGAACCCAGCCAACCCAGAGAACTTTTACTTCATACTTTGTACGCCTCTTACTGTTTCTGTTGTAGAGTGGCTGAAAAAGTCACCAACTttgaaacagacaggcagatcaGCTAAATGAATACCGTTATAGCCATGTGCAAGTCAATCGGGgtgttctgttttttctttttttattaaaggaGTGAACCCCAAAATTAGATTTTGGGGGCTGGCCTATAGTGGGCCAATTTCCATTCCAGTTGCTATTTTTCTTGTTCCCCCTCCCAATTTAATAAAGTGAAGAATGTCAAAAGGAAAAGCGCTTGCGCTTCTGGCACCTTCTAAAGCTCTCCAAGCCTTCAGCTGTCAGTCAACCTCTCATTATAGGTCTTCTACTGCTGAGGGCTGCATGTTTAAGTATGGCAGGGCAACTGTTCCCTCGCTGCCAGCCAGCTCACAGGGGACAGGGTGgcttgggggaggggggcataAGGTCTGGGACATcaggagaaagggggaggcaAGGCAAAGAGGTTAGGGGTGTAAAAAAAGAGAGTTCAGCTCCAGCTGTCCCTGTAGAATTTTTAGGGGGTCTCAGAAAGAACCCCTATAGTTTCCAGATAGAACCCTTTTGGGGTTCCATGTAGAAACCTATGTGTGCAGTAAGTAAAAAAGGGGAATGTATAATTTTTCTAGAACTTCTGATGTCTAACATTTGGAAGACACTTTGGTGTACTTGAATGAATACAGATGGGAGTTGGGAAAACGGCATTTAGAACAGGGTGTAAAATAAGGATTTCTATTACAATGCGCACAGAATGATGGGCTGCAGACAGTTAGCAGTTAGAGCAACTGACCAGTAaatgaaaggttgctagattaaATCCCCGAGCCAGCAAGGGGAAAACATCCCCTTCCCGGGAATACGGAACGTGCTCCTGGAAATGACTCTGGCTATGAATGTCTGCTAGATGACTGAAAGGTCAAAATGACAAATGCGGTCAGGGAATAGTGATCTGGCATTGGGGTGCACCAGGAGATTGTATTATGATGGGGTGTGGGTTTTCCAAAGTGTTGATATGGGATATGGGCGCTTTGacgggggcagggggggggagTCTTGACGCTGTGAGTGAACCACGCTTCTTAAGTGTCTCTTAGGGAATGTCTGACAGGATCACTGGGCCAGGCTTAACACGTGTGTGAGTCAGGATAGGGTGATCATCAGCAGCCTTTTTAAGTTGAAGATCAACTATGGCGACCATCTTGGATTTCAGAGATAAATGACGAGGCCCAGAGGCAGGCTAACACAGTGGCAGGGAAGACATTAACGGTGTTACGTTGAGTTCTCCTTTAATAAACACGTCACCAAAATGGGTAGGCCTGCAATTTCCTCTTTCCGTTTTAGTTAACGCCTAACAAGAGTTAAATACCGTTGGGACATAAATATTCTGCACCTGACACTTAAACGGTCATTGTCAGCAGAGGTGTCTCAAATCTGAATGCAAAACAGGATGATACATGGTTGAACTGAAGCCTCGGTTCCTCCACCTGTCACACAGTGAGGACAGCTGGGCAGACTGGTGACTGCTGTTCATTGACTGACAGACCttatctgtctccctccctcgttCCATCCCCATTTCCCTACCTTCTTCCCTCCCTCATTTCCCCCTTCCCAGGCTTTCACAATCATTGACCAGAACAGAGACGGTATCATCAGCAAGGATGACTTGAGGGATGTGTTGGCTTCAATGGGTGAGCATTCATAGTtaccattcaaaaatgtgccTTGTTATGTCAACCATGTCTTGGCTGTACTCTACATGTGAAATGGTGTTAGTTAACCTCCAACCCCTCCTTGCTCTGTAGGCCAGTTGAACGTGAAGAATGAGGAGCTGGAGGccatggtgaaggaggccagcgGGCCAATCAACTTCACCGTCTTCCTCACCATGTTCGGGGAGAAGCTGAAGGGTGGGTCTTTCATTCACTTCCTCTATGTATTTCTGCAGCACACTCGACTCATTTCTTTCTAACGAGTTCAGTTTGACACATTACCAACAGGTTGACCCCGGGGCATTATCAGCTCTACGTGTTAACGGCATTCCAAGCCACACGTGTTTCTGTGAGTGACacatctctgtgtttctcaggtGCTGATCCCGAGGACGTCATCGTTAGCGCCTTCAAAGTCCTGGACCCCGAGGGTACCGGTTTCATCAAGAAGGACTTGTGAGCATGTTCTCCTTTCTTTTGAACTACTGTGGTAATAAGTGAACTTAATATCTAAATCCCTAGCTACGTGAATGCTCCTGACTTTTGTCTGTCTTTTGTCTTTAGCCTTCAGGAGCTCCTGACAACTCAGTGTGACAGGTTCACTGCAGAAGAGGTGAATATATTTTTACTACAGTGTGCCTATGAGCAAACTTTAACTGATATAAACATTTTGTCCCCTCAACACTGGAATGACACCTGACCCTCAGGCGTTCAGCCATCTAATCACAGCCAAGCCAGGCACAAACGTCTAAACTATTTGGGTGGGCGGGAGGCGGGGAAATATGGTAGGATGTTATTCTGTGGGTTGTCAGTTCTGAGCCATGTCGAtttgttaaatgtatatttttattcatgTGGAAGCAGCATCACTCCCTCTCGTCCTGTTGAATTTTCCCATTGGGACAATGTAGTTGAGGTAAAAAATCATGACCTCTCCAGTGGCTGatctacctcctctcctcttccatcaGATGAAGAACCTGTGGGCCGCCTTCCCCCCAGATGTGGCCGGCAACGTAGACTACAAGAACATCTGCTACGTCATCACACacggagaggagaaggaggagtaaAGAAAGAATTAGAagacaagaaaaagaaaacagcttCCCTTTGCCATCCTACCTTTCCTgctcctctcttttttctttgcTATTCTATCCCgcctttcttttctttgtgtgtgcTCATGGGCTCCGCCTCTTTCACACAGATTCTCTATAAGATGTGTCTCTGCTCTGAGACATTCGTGTGAGAGTGTGGCTGCTTATGGGTtgtctttgtctgtttgtgGGGATCAGggattattttcaataaaaatgatCTTTCAacatctccatctctttctcttacTCACCCACTTTCCCTGGCTTTAAccctcttcctcctttcctcttttCATCTCTTCCTCCTATAGTTGGTTGTTTCTCAAATCTCTTTGTTTGGAGAAATGCACACAGCAAGTTATATTCTGCTGCTGTGGTATGAATGTGTAAACCCTAATGTGAAGTGGCGCACCAGTATTTTCCTTGACTGCAACAGCTCACCGGTTTGACCTGGAAGTCCTTTCACTTTCCCTTAACCCTCAGATGGGGGAAACAAACCAAACCAATATTGTAGATATTATTTACTGGGAAGAGAGGAGATTTATACTAAGGAATGAGgatagagaaaaaaatatggtCTCCTTAAAGTGACGACTAGATTTTTCCTCAAGAAGTAAGAAAGGCTACAAAAAGAGAAGTGAAAGGACCGAAAGAAAACATACTCTTCTTCGTATCCTcgcccttctctctttccttccttaCTTCCTTCAGCTCTGTTTTCTATATGTGTCTTGGTTCTCTTCATCTGGACTAGCTTTCTTACCTGTCAGAAACTCCTCTGTAACTAATAAAAGGGACTAACTGTGAATAAAACATCTTATCTTTTGTACACTAGTGTCTCTCCTCATTAGTGGTTTGGGGAGTGGGATTGATAGAACAGGGTTGGTAGATGTCAAGTTAATGTGCTTTCTGCACAGGGGGCAGGAACAGCAATCCTCTGAGACACGATCAACAGCATTGTAGTATCCGTAGACTGCGAAACTATCGAGGGACAGAAAAGGTGACACTGGCTGAGCTGCACAATTACAACGCATTGAATTTAACTTCACATTGTTTACTCCACACCAGAATAGGGTACagcaaatcaatcaaatgtattttatcaagtcctttttacattagcagttgtctcAAAGTGTTTTAcggatacccagcctgaaagcCCAAAGAGCTAGCAACAActgggttgatgcacagtggctaggaaaaactccctagaagGTGAGAATTAGGAAGAAATCTACAGATTAAGATTACATTGATTAGACAACACTGTACCCAATCTGCATAGTGAATATTTGGACGTGCCGCTCCAAAAGGCAATTTTTTCCTATGGTTTTTCTGCCCTCGCCTAACGTGTGCATGTTACTTACACTTAACAGTACCTATAGCTAGATGTTAGGATTACTAAATATGGTTTGCTGTACGAAAGAATCTCATTACAGAATATTAGAAACGTACCATTTTCTTACTTGAGTACTGAAATGGCATTTCCTTATATTTGAAGCATGTCCATCACTAGACGACCAGAATGGTTAATAAATCTCGAGCTACATTCGTGTAGCGTGCATTTCTGCTATTTGGCTACAGACCACTTTATCCTTAAGTCCATTACGATTTATTTTTACCGTAACTAACCAAGCTATTATTCCTGGGATTCGGTAATATTTCAGTCCCTTAGATTTTTGAAAGTGGTGGTTcaccaaaatgaaatgttaaaagcTTTTCACAATACTTTGGTATGTCCTTTATAAggaatacaaataattattacatttaaataatttttatcataaaaaaaaataatatttctgtcTAACAGCAAGCATTTTGTCTTGTCCCTGAGGTTCTTCGCTGAATTTGtactaaataattaataaaatgtgcacAGTGTCTATAATTTTTGGCCATAATgcaagtatttatttgttttctttgcttttgaaaatatatatttttttaaatgcaagatatttgattaaaaaaaacttatAAAGTTATGTCCCTCAGTCTGAACTCACCCCTGTCACGCCAACCATTCTCCGCACATTATAATTTAGACTCCACCCATATGTGACATCAATTACAGCAAGTTGCATCATTCAGCTCTCTTCAACAACATGGTGCAGAAGGTGTGATATTAcagtttttataaatttttttagGTCTATTATAGTCAGGGAGGGTACTGTCAAGCTTATCAACTCAACCCCATCACATACAATTAAGATGAAAAATTAGGacttaaaattttattttaatcaataGAAATCTAAAATATACTTATTTCATTGGCTGCCATGTGGCCTACTCTTATACACCACATTAAGAGCAGTGGCCATTTTGAGCAAAAAAACTCAACCCCATCACACTCAACCCCGTCACATATGTCATTGTTTCGGGGTTGTAAACTTTGTGACAGGGTTGAGTTATTCACTTAATTTAATCAatgatttcaatttaaaaatgtaatttcattaaatatattattacaaaaatcataactcatatttttgttatagataaAATATTTGATGTAATGTGTCCACTTAAACTTCAACAAGCATCCTGGTCAGAAATGGCACCCACATCAGCAGCAGAGAGGCAAAGGCAGTTTCGTGCACGCAGAGATGCTGACCCAGAAAAAAGGGCACAGTAccttgagagagagaggccgagatggaaaaggaatgttgaggcaggaaagaaagaaaaaattagTGACCTAAGTGAGAGAGCACAGCGTCAGAGGCGTAAAGAGTGGAGAGCAGCATACACAAGAAGCAAGGAAAGAATAGAAGCATTACAAAACATAAGCACTCCACCACAAAGTCCTGAACATATGCCAGAGATGCCATGACAGCCACTGTAAAGGTGAAGTGCAACAGGCAGAAGAATCATAAGTTGAGAGTAGAAAATTAGTTTAGAGCATGTGTAATTGTATAATGCACGGTTCTCCAAACTAGGGCTACTAAactcaaataatgttttgtttgagtctcAAAGAGGGATTTTCGtattaaacaaatacaaattaaaagtaggccaaagtgtcctttcAACCCTGTTACAGTGTTCAACCCCATCACAGTATTCTCAACCCtgtcacattcatatttttggggaaaaaaataaggAAGACAATAAAAAATTTAAGCATTTCTTGCTGATTACCACTTGAAATGTTAAGGGCTAACACAGTAAAATTGTGGTTTTAGTGAAacatctaaataaaaaaatgtcttactaaaataaagagaccacggACAAACAATTTGGATATTTGTATCTTCCATCACATGCAAATGTGAAAAttatcatacattttacatttgaagtcattgaattgGTATGAGGGACACATGAGCAGTAGGtagatgtttgttttataaCAAGTTTTGTTTAAAATCCTGTTTA
This is a stretch of genomic DNA from Esox lucius isolate fEsoLuc1 chromosome 11, fEsoLuc1.pri, whole genome shotgun sequence. It encodes these proteins:
- the mylpfa gene encoding myosin light chain, phosphorylatable, fast skeletal muscle a, with protein sequence MAPKKAKRRGGATDGGSSNVFSMFEQSQIQEYKEAFTIIDQNRDGIISKDDLRDVLASMGQLNVKNEELEAMVKEASGPINFTVFLTMFGEKLKGADPEDVIVSAFKVLDPEGTGFIKKDFLQELLTTQCDRFTAEEMKNLWAAFPPDVAGNVDYKNICYVITHGEEKEE